A region of Vitis riparia cultivar Riparia Gloire de Montpellier isolate 1030 chromosome 1, EGFV_Vit.rip_1.0, whole genome shotgun sequence DNA encodes the following proteins:
- the LOC117910510 gene encoding transcription factor HHO3-like, with protein MDFSDKMQRCHDYIEALEEERRKIQVFQRELPLCLELVSQAIESCRQQMSGTTQEYFHGQSECSEQTSSDGPVLEEFIPIKKMSDDEDEQQSPQPNDNKDKNNDKSGKKSDWLRSVQLWNQTPDPPVKEDTPKKIPSMEVKKNGGAFHPFKRDKAVGTNPTSAPSAATSSTAETATGCSSGSRKEEKEGQSQRKARRCWSPELHRRFLHALQQLGGSHVATPKQIRELMKVDGLTNDEVKSHLQKYRLHTRRPNPAIQHNGNPQAPQFVVVGGIWVPPPEYTAVAATTSSGEATGVTTANGIYAPVASVPPSHPQGSTQRQQPMKPKKSQSEERGSHSEGGVQSNSPATSSSTHTTTTSPVF; from the exons ATGGATTTTTCAGACAAAATGCAGAGGTGTCATGATTATATCGAAGCATTGGAGGAGGAGCGTCGAAAGATTCAGGTCTTTCAACGTGAACTTCCTCTTTGTTTAGAGCTTGTAAGCCAAG CGATTGAGTCATGCAGACAACAGATGTCGGGGACGACCCAGGAATATTTTCATGGACAATCTGAATGTTCTGAGCAGACCTCTAGCGATGGTCCTGTGTTGGAAGAATTTATCCCAATAAAAAAGATGtctgatgatgaagatgaacaACAATCTCCCCAGCCTAATGATAATAAAGACAAGAATAATGACAAGTCTGGGAAGAAATCGGATTGGCTTAGATCTGTTCAGTTGTGGAACCAGACCCCAGATCCACCCGTCAAAGAG GACACACCCAAGAAGATACCATCCATGGAGGTGAAGAAAAATGGCGGTGCCTTCCACCCTTTCAAGAGAGACAAGGCAGTTGGCACCAACCCAACATCGGCCCCGTCTGCGGCAACCAGTTCTACGGCTGAAACGGCCACCGGATGCAGCAGTGGAAgcagaaaagaagagaaagaagggCAGTCTCAGAGAAAGGCCAGGCGGTGTTGGTCGCCGGAGTTGCATAGGCGGTTCTTGCATGCCCTTCAACAGCTTGGTGGTTCTCATG TTGCTACCCCAAAGCAGATCAGGGAACTGATGAAGGTTGATGGGCTTACTAATGATGAAGTCAAAAGCCATTTACAG AAATATCGGTTGCACACAAGAAGACCAAACCCGGCCATTCAACATAATGGGAACCCACAAGCACCCCAATTTGTAGTGGTGGGAGGCATATGGGTTCCACCGCCGGAGTATACAGCAGTGGCTGCAACTACATCATCAGGAGAAGCAACCGGAGTCACCACCGCCAATGGAATTTATGCACCGGTGGCTTCAGTGCCACCTTCACACCCACAGGGGTCAACTCAAAGGCAACAACCGATGAAGCCCAAAAAGTCACAATCCGAAGAAAGGGGCAGCCACAGTGAAGGGGGTGTTCAGTCTAATTCCCCAGCCACGTCTTCCTCCACCCATACCACCACAACTTCCCCTGTGTTTTAA
- the LOC117927681 gene encoding uncharacterized protein LOC117927681: MALQSTFFPYSYKLCSRKTPLSPFSTTRFFSICNAPICTGSGTLKLSTPRLGRVVSAVVSDRDAVGSSFSGTDVFKLTYLEGNSWLWDVGGLNILVDPILVGNLDFGIPWLYDAAKKFLKNFQLSELPEVNCLLITQNFDDHCHLKTLKPLSAMYPDLRVISTPNAREMLDPLFSNVTYLEPGQSSNIEAGNGSKVRIQATAGPVLGPPWQRPENGYLVISPQGLLRLYYEPHCVYNKSLLEKEHADIVITPVIKQLLPNFTLVSGQEDAVKLAKLLHAKFIVPMKNGDLDSKGLLASIVQSEGTVESFKELLYKELPDAQILEPTPGVPLEISPPSDLP, translated from the exons ATGGCTCTTCAATCTACCTTTTTTCCCTACTCTTACAAACTTTGTTCTAGAAAAACGCCCTTATCCCCATTCTCAACCACCCGTTTCTTCTCAATTTGCAATGCTCCAATCTGCACTGGTTCTGGCACGTTGAAGCTATCAACACCCag GTTGGGAAGAGTTGTTTCTGCTGTAGTTTCTGATAGAGATGCAGTGGGTTCGAGTTTTTCTGGTACTGATGTGTTTAAACTCACTTACTTGGAG GGAAATAGTTGGTTGTGGGATGTTGGTGGGCTGAACATTTTGGTTGATCCAATCTTGGTGGGCAACTTGGACTTTGGAATTCCATGGCTTTATGATGCTGCCAAGAAGTTCTTGAAGAATTTCCAG CTTAGTGAACTTCCTGAAGTTAATTGCTTACTGATTACACAAAATTTCGATGATCACTGCCATTTGAAGACCTTAAAACCCCTCTCTGCAATGTACCCAGATCTCAGAGTTATATCAACCCCCAATGCTAGGGAAATGTTGGATCCCCTTTTTAGCAAT GTCACGTATCTGGAACCTGGTCAGAGCTCAAATATTGAAGCAGGAAATGGTTCTAAAGTTCGAATTCAGGCTACTGCAGGGCCAGTTCTTGGCCCTCCTTGGCAGCGCCCTGAGAATGG GTATCTTGTCATTTCTCCACAAGGCTTGTTACGTCTTTACTATGAACCCCACTGTGTATACAACAAGAGTCTTCTGGAGAAGGAACATGCTGACATTGTCATTACACCAGTTATAAAACAGCTTCTCCCCAACTTTACTTTGGTTTCAGGACAAGAAGATGCAGTTAAACTTGCAAAGCTGCTCCATGCCAA GTTTATCGTGCCAATGAAAAATGGAGATCTTGATAGCAAAGGGCTTCTTGCAAGTATAGTTCAGTCTGAAGGGACAGTCGAATCATTCAAG GAACTTTTGTACAAGGAACTACCAGATGCTCAGATATTAGAGCCAACCCCTGGTGTACCATTAGAAATTTCACCTCCTTCGGATCTTCCATAG
- the LOC117926736 gene encoding uncharacterized protein LOC117926736 codes for MLRFEDPAKLKTKKIVFEDVYVGRDSGTLEQLKELSSKRRVIEESINESSFITDAIAREISGGLTSPCEQDLQKLEQYLPLLENLVVHFDLVSNNRQMIVWTTELKIRWTSALSASSFFNLLGPKYFQIDSLWFELCMTLFLYGAILRERALEVLPADLVQSATLFRKAAGVYQYLAHDVIPSLHPASTAERPPESTSAVSSVMSLICLAEAQAVTIRKAEEKGNTGGLLAKLHYGVTQFLDEATGVLYSTTGECKDISSRFLDFISSCKALHELRSQKYLADSLKIAGQVGVAVGVLHHALVNAKKKMPGEESWRVVFRKEIDDAADMLRKFEHENEFVWREKIPTMDELPLLEGKKIVNFIPYHPQRWERALVFNI; via the exons ATGCTGCGCTTTGAGGACCCCGCGAAGCTCAAAACTAAGAAG ATTGTGTTTGAGGATGTATATGTTGGACGTGATTCTGGCACACTTGAGCAACTGAAAGAGTTGAGCTCCAAGCGTAGAGTGATTGAGGAGTCTATTAATGAGAGCAGCTTCATTACAGATGCTATTGCAAGGGAAATATCTGGAGGATTGACATCTCCTTGTGAACAG GACCTCCAGAAGCTGGAACAGTATCTGCCATTATTGGAAAACTTGGTTGTTCACTTTGATTTGGTTAGCAACAACCGCCAGATGATTGTGTGGACTACAGAACTGAAGATACGATGGACAAGTGCTCTTAGTGCATCATCTTTTTTCAATCTTCTGGGCCCgaagtattttcaaattgatagTTTGTGGTTTGAGCTTTGCATGACCCTTTTCCTTTATGGTGCAATTCTTCGGGAGCGGGCTTTAGAAGTTCTACCAGCAG ATTTGGTGCAATCTGCTACCCTTTTCAGAAAAGCAGCTGGAGTTTATCAATACCTGGCTCATGATGTAATTCCATCTCTACATCCTGCGTCGACTGCTGAGAGGCCACCTGAATCCACCTCAGCAGTGTCCAGTGTTATGAGCCTTATTTGTTTGGCTGAGGCCCAG GCTGTGACTATAAGGAAGGctgaagaaaaaggaaataccGGAGGTCTTTTGGCAAAGCTGCACTATGGTGTCACACAATTTCTTGATGAAGCCACTGGTGTTTTATATTCAACAACTGGAGAGTGCAAAGATATTTCATCACGCTTTTTG GATTTCATATCATCTTGCAAAGCGTTACACGAGTTAAGGAGTCAGAAGTATCTTGCAGACAGTCTAAAGATTGCTGGCCAAGTAGGGGTTGCAGTTGGAGTTCTTCATCATGCTCTGGTCAATGCGAAAAAGAAAATGCCAGGGGAGGAGTCATGGCGAGTAGTTTTTAGGAAGGAGATCGATGATGCTGCTGATATGCTCAGGAAGTTTGAACACGAGAATGAATTTGTCTGGCGTGAGAAGATCCCCACCATGGATGAGTTGCCATTACTGGAAGGTAAGAAAATTGTGAATTTCATACCTTACCATCCCCAGAGATGGGAAAGGGCGCTTGTCTTCAATATTTAG